One window from the genome of Myxocyprinus asiaticus isolate MX2 ecotype Aquarium Trade chromosome 30, UBuf_Myxa_2, whole genome shotgun sequence encodes:
- the LOC127420980 gene encoding F-box/LRR-repeat protein 20 isoform X2 translates to MFSNNDEAVINKKLPKELLLRIFSFLDVVTLCRCAQVSRSWNVLALDGSNWQRIDLFDFQRDIEGRVVENISKRCGGFLRKLSLRGCLGVGDSALRTFAQNCRNIELLSLNGCTKITDSTCNSLSKFCPKLKHLDLASCTSITNLSLKALSEGCPLLEQLNISWCDQVTKDGIQALVRCCPGLKGLFLKGCTQLEDEALKHIGAHCPELVTLNLQTCSQITDEGLITICRGCHRLQSLCVSGCANITDAILNALGQNCPRLRILEVARCSQLTDVGFTSLARNCHELEKMDLEECVQITDGTLIQLSVHCPRLQVLSLSHCELITDDGIRQLGSGPCAHDRLEVIELDNCPLITDASLEHLKTCHSLDRIELYDCQQITRAGIKRLRTHLPNIKVHAYFAPVTPPPSVGGSRQRFCHCCILL, encoded by the exons ATGTTCTCCAATAATGATGAAGCTGTTATCAACAAGAAGCTGCCAAAGGAGCTGTTGTTACG AATTTTCTCATTCCTTGATGTAGTAACACTTTGCCGCTGTGCACAAGTCTCACGA TCATGGAACGTGTTAGCTCTGGATGGCAGTAACTGGCAGCGTATCGACCTCTTCGACTTCCAAAGAGACATTGAG GGCCGTGTGGTGGAAAATATCTCAAAACGTTGTGGAGGCTTCCTGAGGAAGTTAAGTCTCAGAGGGTGCCTTGGAGTTGGAGACAGTGCGCTCAG AACGTTTGCCCAAAACTGCAGAAATATTGAGCTGCTCAGTCTCAATGGTTGCACCAAGATCACTGACAG TACGTGTAACAGCTTGAGTAAATTTTGTCCCAAATTGAAGCACTTGGATCTCGCCTCCTGCACTTCAATCACCAACCTGTCTCTCAAAGCGCTGAG TGAAGGCTGTCCTTTACTAGAACAGTTGAACATCTCATGGTGTGACCAGGTGACCAAAGACGGCATACAAGCACTTGTGAGATGTTGTCCAGGACTCAAAGGCCTTTTTCTCAAAGGCTGCACACAG tTGGAAGATGAAGCACTCAAGCATATTGGAGCACATTGTCCAGAGCTGGTCACACtcaatttgcagacgtgttcc CAGATCACAGATGAAGGTCTTATAACCATCTGTCGTGGGTGTCATCGGTTGCAGTCTTTGTGTGTGTCCGGCTGTGCAAACATCACAGACGCAATTCTCAATGCCTTGGGCCAAAACTGCCCCCGCCTCAG aaTATTAGAGGTGGCACGCTGCTCTCAGCTTACAGATGTAGGTTTCACCTCATTAGCACGG AACTGTCATGAGTTAGAAAAGATGGATTTGGAAGAGTGTGTACAG ATTACAGATGGAACGCTCATCCAGTTATCTGTTCACTGCCCTCGACTGCAGGTTCTG AGTCTGTCTCACTGTGAGTTGATCACTGATGATGGCATCAGGCAGCTGGGCAGTGGACCCTGTGCTCATGACCGACTGGAGGTGATCGAGCTGGATAACTGTCCGCTCATTACAGATGCGTCATTAGAACATTTGAAAACCTGTCACAGCCTGGATCGCATCGAACTCTACGATTGTCAACAGATCACACGCGCTGGTATTAAACGCTTGAGG ACTCATTTACCCAACATTAAAGTTCACGCCTACTTTGCACCCGTGACTCCGCCTCCATCGGTGGGCGGGAGCCGGCAGAGATTCTGCCACTGCTGCATCCTTCTATGA
- the LOC127420980 gene encoding F-box/LRR-repeat protein 20 isoform X1 has translation MGKEVNGVSRSRFEMFSNNDEAVINKKLPKELLLRIFSFLDVVTLCRCAQVSRSWNVLALDGSNWQRIDLFDFQRDIEGRVVENISKRCGGFLRKLSLRGCLGVGDSALRTFAQNCRNIELLSLNGCTKITDSTCNSLSKFCPKLKHLDLASCTSITNLSLKALSEGCPLLEQLNISWCDQVTKDGIQALVRCCPGLKGLFLKGCTQLEDEALKHIGAHCPELVTLNLQTCSQITDEGLITICRGCHRLQSLCVSGCANITDAILNALGQNCPRLRILEVARCSQLTDVGFTSLARNCHELEKMDLEECVQITDGTLIQLSVHCPRLQVLSLSHCELITDDGIRQLGSGPCAHDRLEVIELDNCPLITDASLEHLKTCHSLDRIELYDCQQITRAGIKRLRTHLPNIKVHAYFAPVTPPPSVGGSRQRFCHCCILL, from the exons ATGGGTAAGGAGGTGAACGGCGTCTCTCGGAGTCGCTTTGAG ATGTTCTCCAATAATGATGAAGCTGTTATCAACAAGAAGCTGCCAAAGGAGCTGTTGTTACG AATTTTCTCATTCCTTGATGTAGTAACACTTTGCCGCTGTGCACAAGTCTCACGA TCATGGAACGTGTTAGCTCTGGATGGCAGTAACTGGCAGCGTATCGACCTCTTCGACTTCCAAAGAGACATTGAG GGCCGTGTGGTGGAAAATATCTCAAAACGTTGTGGAGGCTTCCTGAGGAAGTTAAGTCTCAGAGGGTGCCTTGGAGTTGGAGACAGTGCGCTCAG AACGTTTGCCCAAAACTGCAGAAATATTGAGCTGCTCAGTCTCAATGGTTGCACCAAGATCACTGACAG TACGTGTAACAGCTTGAGTAAATTTTGTCCCAAATTGAAGCACTTGGATCTCGCCTCCTGCACTTCAATCACCAACCTGTCTCTCAAAGCGCTGAG TGAAGGCTGTCCTTTACTAGAACAGTTGAACATCTCATGGTGTGACCAGGTGACCAAAGACGGCATACAAGCACTTGTGAGATGTTGTCCAGGACTCAAAGGCCTTTTTCTCAAAGGCTGCACACAG tTGGAAGATGAAGCACTCAAGCATATTGGAGCACATTGTCCAGAGCTGGTCACACtcaatttgcagacgtgttcc CAGATCACAGATGAAGGTCTTATAACCATCTGTCGTGGGTGTCATCGGTTGCAGTCTTTGTGTGTGTCCGGCTGTGCAAACATCACAGACGCAATTCTCAATGCCTTGGGCCAAAACTGCCCCCGCCTCAG aaTATTAGAGGTGGCACGCTGCTCTCAGCTTACAGATGTAGGTTTCACCTCATTAGCACGG AACTGTCATGAGTTAGAAAAGATGGATTTGGAAGAGTGTGTACAG ATTACAGATGGAACGCTCATCCAGTTATCTGTTCACTGCCCTCGACTGCAGGTTCTG AGTCTGTCTCACTGTGAGTTGATCACTGATGATGGCATCAGGCAGCTGGGCAGTGGACCCTGTGCTCATGACCGACTGGAGGTGATCGAGCTGGATAACTGTCCGCTCATTACAGATGCGTCATTAGAACATTTGAAAACCTGTCACAGCCTGGATCGCATCGAACTCTACGATTGTCAACAGATCACACGCGCTGGTATTAAACGCTTGAGG ACTCATTTACCCAACATTAAAGTTCACGCCTACTTTGCACCCGTGACTCCGCCTCCATCGGTGGGCGGGAGCCGGCAGAGATTCTGCCACTGCTGCATCCTTCTATGA